A region of Vigna radiata var. radiata cultivar VC1973A chromosome 10, Vradiata_ver6, whole genome shotgun sequence DNA encodes the following proteins:
- the LOC106774682 gene encoding uncharacterized protein LOC106774682, which yields MVEGECEEEGGVTVEGDHEEETGEDVGDVRSWTSSGKDDDGNDEVNYECMKGLVDVNVECDLEEDVGDGGADWFGNVQVDVQSDDSDLDDGINSDNDRGLSNDEWKFDELDSGAESDGQDDEEEGYGKYITFSMPKTMMAYCAYMEAIHTWQLRTDVDNHICSREHKLRLLNAKWLSKRLEKTVRENPQVKGMEIRENISRKWNVGVSRCMTYRARAIASDNIDGSFQEQYRKIYDYSNELLARNPGSTVKVKVEETVDEHIFKRFYTCLKACKDSFVSCRPIIGLDGAFMKGKYGGEMLTAVGRDANDQMLPLAYVVVEVENKET from the exons ATGGTTGAGGGTGAATGTGAAGAGGAAGGTGGGGTTACAGTTGAGGGTGATCATGAAGAGGAAACTGGGG AGGATGTTGGTGATGTTCGTAGCTGGACTTCTAGTGGTAAAGATGATGATGGCAATGATGAGGTTAATTATGAGTGTATGAAAGGTCTGGTTGATGTTAATGTTGAGTGTGATTTAGAAGAGGATGTAGGAGATGGAGGTGCAGATTGGTTTGGTAATGTCCAAGTTGATGTGCAATCTGATGATAGTGATCTTGATGATGGAATAAATAGTGATAATGATAGAGGTTTGTCCAATGATGAATGGAAATTTGATGAATTAGATAGTGGAGCAGAAAGTGATGGAcaagatgatgaagaggaggGTTATGGGAAGTACATAACGTTTTCCATGCCTAAGACAATG ATGGCATATTGTGCTTATATGGAAGCCATTCATACGTGGCAATTGAGGACTGATGTTGACAATCACATATGTAGTAGAGAGCACAAATTAAGATTACTTAATGCAAAATGGCTCAGTAAGAGGTTGGAAAAAACTGTTAGAGAAAATCCCCAAGTAAAGGGAATGGAAATTCGGGAGAACATTAGTAGAAAATGGAATGTAGGTGTCTCTAGATGTATGACTTATAGAGCAAGGGCCATTGCTTCAGACAATATTGATGGGTCTTTCCAAGAGCAATATAGAAAGATTTATGACTATTCCAATGAGCTCCTAGCTCGTAATCCAGGATCAACGGTGAAGGTCAAAGTTGAAGAGACAGTGGATGAACACATTTTTAAGAGGTTTTATACATGTTTGAAGGCCTGCAAGGATAGTTTTGTGTCTTGCAGGCCAATTATTGGGCTGGATGGTGCTTTTATGAAAGGGAAATATGGTGGAGAAATGTTAACTGCTGTTGGTAGAGATGCAAATGACCAAATGCTACCTCTAGCTTATGTTGTGGTGGAAGTTGAGAACAAGGAGACTTAG